AGCTGGAACGCCCAGACAACCAGATCGCACCCTTCCCTGTTCAGGCTTGGTTCGTCGCGCCTCTCAAGAAAGCATCCATGGTCGCGAACCGGACCGATCTCACATCCCTCTATGCAGGCCAGTCCGCCCCAAACCTTCAGCACCGTAATGTGGCGTCCCTGATGGACGCCCTATCAACCTCGCTCAGCAATCAGGCTGATGCGACTTAATGAAAGGACCCCCCATGAAACTCTATTACGTCCCCGCTTCCTGCTCCCTCGCCACCCATATCGTGCTCCGCGAGACCGGAATGGAATTTGATCTCGAACGCTATGATCCGGCAAAAGGCCAGACGGAAAAAGGCATCACCTTTTCAGGCGTCAATGCAAAAGCTCGGGTCCCCGCTCTTGAATTTGATAATGGCGAGATACTCACCGAGGGCGCAGCCCTGGTTCAATATCTGGTGTCGCAAACACCTGAGCATGAATTGGCTCTGCCCATCGAACTGGTGGCTCGCGCACGGGTTCAAGAAGGCTTGAGCTTTGTTGCATCTGATTTTCACAAATCATTCAGCCCCTTCTTCTCCACCGACACCGACGATGCAGCCAAAGAGCGAGCGCAAGCCCTCATCATCAAGCATCTCGAATATCTGGAGACCGTCTTTGGTGATGGACGCGAGTATTTTGTCGACAACACTCTTTCCGTCGCCGATATCTACTTGTTCGTTGTCCTGCGCTGGGTTGAAGCGTCAGGGTTGGAGCTAAACACCTGGAAGAAGGTTTTTGCTTTCCGTGAGCGTATGAGCATACGCCCGCATGTCCAATCTGCACTTGAGGCCGAGGGCCTTCTTGAAGCGGCCTGATCAAACGGAAGGCCGCGCCCAAGGTGCGGCCTTCACCCGAAGACGCTAGGAAAAGCCTCTGCGTACCAGGGATTTTCCACCCCGCCACATTCCATAGACAACGGCAAGAACCAACCCCAGCAAAACAATGCTGATAACGGCAAGACTGATCAACAAGCGCTCGTACCCAGCTCTGTCAGCACCCGTCCCCGTCATTACGAGCATCCTGTGTTCTGCTTCGATGGCGTCGCCCTCGACCAGAACAGCACGTAGCCGCTCTGCAACAGCCGGGTGACTGTCGATCACATTGTCTGTCTCACCTGGGTCTCTCTCAAGATTGAAGAGCATTTCCTCATGAGAAAACTCGCCCCAGCGCAGGATGGTTGAGAGGATAAGATCCGGCACCCAGAAACTGCGCTCTCGTTTCAACTTCCACGCACCCAAGCGCACAGCATCAATTTGGCTGTTGAAGGCCTCATAGTAAAAATAGGGAATAGGATCGCCAGCATCTTCGCCGGTGAACACCGCTGTGACATCCCGCCCATCGATCACCCGATCACCGGGGACGGTAGCTCCCGTCAGATTGGCAATCGTCGGCAATAGATCGAGCATGGAAACAGGCTCAGAGACGGTTACACCTTCAACACCGCCACCAAGGTACGCAACGGTCGGCACCTTGTGGCCGCCGTCAAACGTCGTGCCCTTCCCATCCCGCAGCCCACCTGTCTCACCTCCATGGCTCCCCATGGGCAACCAGGGACCATTATCACTGGTGAAGAGGATCAACGTATTTTCAAGAATGCCCGCATCTTCCAGCGCGGACACAACCTGTCCCACGCTCCAGTCAAGCTCCTGAACCACGTCGCCATAGAGACCACGCTCACTGGTCCCTAGAAAGTCCGGCGACGCATAGATCGGCACATGAGGCATGCTGTGCGCGACATAAAGGAAGAACGGCTCTTCCTTATTGGAGCTGATAAACTCAAGCGCTTTTTCGGTATAACGCTGAGTCAGATAGGCTTGATCAATCGGCTCATAGATAATTTCTTGCTCGTCATACCAAAAGAAATTTCCCATATCGTTGCTGTAGGGAACACCCTGAAAACTGTCGAAGCCCTGGTTCCATGGCATGTAGCGGTCCTGAGACCCCAGATGCCATTTACCAACAAGGCCGGTCCGATACCCGTTCTCTTTGAGCATCTCGGCTATCGTAATTTCTTCGAGAGGCATGCCATCAGGCGAGTCTGCCTGAAACACATGGGAAATACCCATGCGCTTGGAGTGACGCCCCGTGAGGAGCGATGCCCGCGAAGGGCTGCAGACGTTGTGTCCGGCGTAAAAATCGGTAAAGCGGATGCCCCGTGTCGCGAGGCCATCAATATGCGGCGTGGCAATGTCGGTTGCGCCGAAGGCACCAATATCCCCATAGCCCAGATCGTCCGCCAGGATGATAAC
The DNA window shown above is from Parvibaculaceae bacterium PLY_AMNH_Bact1 and carries:
- a CDS encoding glutathione S-transferase family protein (Derived by automated computational analysis using gene prediction method: Protein Homology.), which translates into the protein MKLYYVPASCSLATHIVLRETGMEFDLERYDPAKGQTEKGITFSGVNAKARVPALEFDNGEILTEGAALVQYLVSQTPEHELALPIELVARARVQEGLSFVASDFHKSFSPFFSTDTDDAAKERAQALIIKHLEYLETVFGDGREYFVDNTLSVADIYLFVVLRWVEASGLELNTWKKVFAFRERMSIRPHVQSALEAEGLLEAA
- a CDS encoding sulfatase (Derived by automated computational analysis using gene prediction method: Protein Homology.) → MDFRKWAALLCALAALVVVPAQARTDKPNIVIILADDLGYGDIGAFGATDIATPHIDGLATRGIRFTDFYAGHNVCSPSRASLLTGRHSKRMGISHVFQADSPDGMPLEEITIAEMLKENGYRTGLVGKWHLGSQDRYMPWNQGFDSFQGVPYSNDMGNFFWYDEQEIIYEPIDQAYLTQRYTEKALEFISSNKEEPFFLYVAHSMPHVPIYASPDFLGTSERGLYGDVVQELDWSVGQVVSALEDAGILENTLILFTSDNGPWLPMGSHGGETGGLRDGKGTTFDGGHKVPTVAYLGGGVEGVTVSEPVSMLDLLPTIANLTGATVPGDRVIDGRDVTAVFTGEDAGDPIPYFYYEAFNSQIDAVRLGAWKLKRERSFWVPDLILSTILRWGEFSHEEMLFNLERDPGETDNVIDSHPAVAERLRAVLVEGDAIEAEHRMLVMTGTGADRAGYERLLISLAVISIVLLGLVLAVVYGMWRGGKSLVRRGFS